A single window of Longimicrobium sp. DNA harbors:
- a CDS encoding formylglycine-generating enzyme family protein, with the protein MRAALCTLALLLCATRAAAAGTPPEMARIPAGRYEPLFVNGAARVRVAAFELDRNLVTRGEFVEFVRVNPRWRRGRAPAALVGRSYLASWPGALDPGAGPRRPATELSWFAARAYCAWRGKRLPSTDEWEYAARADETRVDASRQKSFVARLLALYTSRATGAEVGSTFVNRYGVADMHGLVWEWTEDFNSLLVSDDSRATAGRDHQLFCAAGVIGATDTGNYPAFMRYGMRAALDGRSTTQGIGFRCAR; encoded by the coding sequence ATGCGCGCCGCTCTCTGCACCCTCGCCCTTCTCCTCTGCGCCACCCGCGCCGCCGCGGCGGGGACGCCGCCGGAGATGGCGCGCATCCCTGCGGGGCGCTACGAACCGCTCTTCGTGAACGGCGCGGCGAGGGTGAGGGTGGCGGCGTTCGAGCTGGACCGGAACCTCGTCACGCGCGGCGAGTTCGTGGAGTTCGTGCGCGTCAACCCACGGTGGCGGCGCGGGCGCGCTCCCGCCGCGCTGGTGGGGCGGTCGTACCTGGCCTCGTGGCCCGGAGCGCTGGATCCGGGCGCGGGGCCGCGCCGTCCCGCGACCGAGCTGTCGTGGTTCGCGGCGCGGGCGTACTGCGCCTGGCGGGGCAAGCGGCTTCCCAGCACCGACGAGTGGGAGTACGCCGCGCGAGCCGACGAGACGCGCGTGGATGCGTCCAGGCAGAAGAGCTTCGTGGCCCGCCTGCTGGCTCTGTACACCTCCCGCGCCACCGGCGCCGAAGTGGGCTCCACCTTCGTGAACCGCTACGGCGTGGCGGACATGCACGGCTTGGTGTGGGAGTGGACCGAGGACTTCAACTCGCTCCTCGTGTCCGACGATTCGCGGGCCACCGCCGGGCGCGACCACCAGCTCTTCTGCGCGGCGGGCGTGATCGGCGCGACGGACACGGGCAACTATCCGGCGTTCATGCGCTACGGAATGCGCGCCGCGCTGGACGGACGATCCACCACCCAGGGGATAGGCTTCCGATGCGCACGCTGA
- a CDS encoding CBS domain-containing protein encodes MTANVFSPAAPATVRDVMQTDVVAVVPEMTVRELIHLLLEERISGAPVLAPTGKVLGVVSGTDVLRLASRPSSRLADAGGFPERCVADIMTPVVFTVHPEESLSDLARFFRQGRVHRALVMENGMLLGVVTPFDMVQSLFGAAM; translated from the coding sequence ATGACAGCGAACGTGTTTTCCCCGGCGGCGCCCGCCACCGTGCGTGACGTGATGCAGACCGACGTCGTCGCGGTCGTGCCGGAGATGACGGTGCGCGAGCTGATCCACCTGCTCCTGGAGGAGCGGATCAGTGGAGCACCCGTGCTCGCGCCCACGGGCAAGGTGCTGGGCGTGGTGTCGGGCACCGACGTGCTGCGGCTGGCGTCGAGGCCCTCCAGCCGGCTCGCGGACGCCGGCGGCTTTCCCGAGCGATGCGTCGCGGACATCATGACCCCGGTGGTGTTCACCGTGCACCCGGAGGAGAGCCTGTCCGACCTCGCACGCTTCTTTCGCCAGGGGCGCGTGCACAGGGCGCTGGTGATGGAGAACGGCATGCTGCTGGGCGTGGTGACGCCGTTCGACATGGTCCAGTCGCTCTTCGGAGCCGCGATGTAG
- a CDS encoding transporter codes for MSLRIPLAIALVALCSARASAQAAAPPPILSSRVGIAKPTGIVAPGKVQVEAGYSHSHTEARTRHVVGETTLRLGLGHDTELRLGLPSYQRTITTSLTTAGVADASFALKHRLRTARGLRPALAISAGATLPTGERQVSSGAAQPEAALAAEWTISPAIRGGAFLAHRSSVLQDDRFGVTTAALAGRALLGSRTLFQLDAARVHSARAGGTETTRGRATLALRLTSNLQLDAWGERASTAGTAEHLVGLGLARRW; via the coding sequence ATGAGCCTCCGCATCCCGCTCGCCATCGCCCTCGTGGCGCTCTGCAGCGCCCGCGCCTCCGCGCAGGCCGCGGCACCGCCTCCCATCCTGTCCAGCCGCGTCGGCATCGCGAAGCCGACCGGGATCGTGGCGCCCGGAAAGGTACAGGTGGAAGCCGGCTACAGTCATAGCCACACCGAGGCGCGCACACGGCACGTCGTCGGCGAAACGACGCTGCGCCTGGGCCTGGGCCACGACACCGAGCTCCGCCTGGGACTCCCGTCGTATCAGCGCACCATCACGACCTCGCTGACCACCGCCGGGGTGGCGGACGCCTCGTTCGCGCTCAAGCACCGGCTGCGCACCGCGCGCGGCCTGCGCCCGGCCCTCGCCATCTCGGCGGGCGCGACGCTCCCCACGGGAGAGCGGCAGGTGAGCAGCGGCGCGGCCCAGCCGGAGGCCGCCCTCGCCGCGGAGTGGACGATCTCGCCCGCGATCCGGGGCGGCGCATTCCTCGCGCACCGCTCCAGCGTGCTGCAGGACGACCGCTTCGGCGTCACCACCGCCGCGCTCGCCGGCCGCGCGCTGCTGGGGTCGCGGACGCTCTTCCAGCTCGATGCCGCACGAGTGCACTCCGCCCGCGCCGGCGGAACCGAGACCACCCGCGGCCGGGCCACCCTCGCTCTGCGCCTGACCAGCAACCTGCAGCTCGATGCGTGGGGCGAGCGTGCGTCCACCGCCGGCACGGCCGAGCACCTCGTGGGTCTCGGCCTGGCCCGCCGCTGGTAG
- a CDS encoding SCO family protein — MRTLKLHPRLLLMTAAMLAAAACAGPAPREAEARTPGAEDFSVYELDARFRDQAGRERTLSSLGGRVQVVAMVYTECTHTCPRILMELKRIEAALEDDPRVGFTLISLDPERDTPARLAEFAASTRLDPARWTLLTSDENTVRETAALLGIRYRKEDSAEYSHSNSYLVLDAEGRIVHRQSGLEQGPEQVLAAIRAANGNPNHSRP, encoded by the coding sequence ATGCGCACGCTGAAACTCCATCCGCGCCTTCTCCTCATGACGGCGGCCATGCTCGCGGCCGCCGCGTGCGCCGGACCTGCGCCGCGCGAGGCCGAGGCGCGCACGCCCGGGGCTGAAGACTTCTCCGTGTACGAGCTCGATGCCCGCTTCCGCGATCAGGCCGGGCGGGAACGGACGCTGTCGTCGCTCGGCGGGCGGGTGCAGGTGGTGGCGATGGTCTACACCGAATGCACCCACACCTGTCCGCGCATCCTGATGGAGCTGAAGCGCATCGAGGCCGCGCTCGAGGACGACCCCCGCGTGGGCTTCACCCTGATCTCGCTGGACCCGGAGCGCGACACCCCGGCGCGCCTGGCGGAGTTCGCCGCCAGCACCCGCCTGGACCCCGCGCGGTGGACGCTCCTGACCTCGGACGAGAACACCGTCCGCGAGACCGCCGCCCTGCTGGGAATCCGGTACCGAAAGGAAGACTCCGCCGAGTACTCGCATTCCAACAGCTACCTGGTGCTGGACGCGGAGGGAAGGATCGTGCACCGGCAGTCAGGGCTGGAACAGGGCCCCGAACAGGTACTGGCGGCCATCCGCGCCGCAAACGGCAACCCGAACCATTCACGGCCATGA